The genomic region gaattgtatttttaaatacttgaaatatgtggttatatgatgaaaatatgatttgaatgttgaattcatgataattgatgaaatattgataatactcgatataaattgaaaataaatcctggttgaatggaatggaattcgATGGCCCATTggaaaaggaattgatggtaaaaagatCAAGCCCCGACGGGTGATCCTAgtttgatatagccctcccgaataatatgtgaaaaatagatttagccaggacgggtaatccgaattagggtctgaaattagcctggactggtaattcagatccaagctcattagagtaattgtagttgcaggggatttagcctggactggtaatcccgctataagaatgaggttcgcaggagtgtgctTTCTGacataaaatgtgtaagaccatggttgaaagataccatggcaacatgatatgaaatgtgtaagaccatggttgaaagataccatgacaacatgatataaaatgtgtaagaccatggttgaaagattccatggcaacatgatataaaatgtgtaagaccatggttgaaagataccatggcaatgtgacatgaaaagaataagaccatggttgaaagataccaatATGGCAATGTaacatgaaatgaacaagaccatggttgaaagataccatggcaacatgatagaaaatgagtaagaccatagttgaaagacactatggcatcatgtcgaagataaataagaccgtggatgggagatgcTATGACATcagttgaacaattgatattcaggtaatatgtatcagatgatgaatggttatatgaaatggttctgtgaaatgtttacaagaattggtcatatggaaatatatgtacaaaatagttgaatgaaataattaagaagatagataaatgaaataagtaaaggtacatgaaatttaatttatgttaattttaatatgaactattaccaaaataaatatacataagatatatggaaattatggtgcatgaaatattgatataacgaaatgaatgatatatgcttatgaagaaacaagaagagaataatatgtctcgtgacatgtacatatatgattatctttgatatgttgatacaaggaaattatgtaagtaaaaacaattattaaactcaagtgtgacatgtcgagaaaataagtatatcaatgttgaatttatatgaaatatgtactagtatactaacaatgttgttgtttgatgcttatacaaggcCAAACTGATGATTGAatagtaatatatttatttatatgatgcattgaatcggtaagtatttaattgaattttttttaggtGATCTACAAATTCTAATAATGCTCAAATCTGCTTTGACGATttaatacgggttaggggtgttacacaattttTTGAAGTTAAACCTTAGGGAAAAAAACTTGGAATCAAATgcgatttaaattttatataatctaATGTATTCTATGTAATATTTATAGTCAGTATACATATActttttattgaaatttattttaaatatatgtcattatatatttaaatttataatggttataaatatatcaaatatattcaaattaaattttataaaaaatatttaaaaatatttaaattttatatatcaaaatattactAAAGAGttacaataaaatatttttatatttttactaaaatttaaacattatttattttttcctttaTAATATCATATATTCATGCTAATCTTTTGAGCCTGTATTACTTAAAAAGACACAAATACAATGAACCGAAACTAGAAAAGAAGAAACCCAACAAAGCTACATGTATTTCATTTCAAACCTAAGCATACCTTAACTATTACAGTTCAACACCAGTGATTCTTCAAACCAACGTACAAACATACAACACCAGACATTTATATGTGTGTATAACTAGAAATTAACGTAAGTTGGTTCCTTCATCTTTTGTTTGCTTTGTAGTTAATGGCAGAATATAACCTTAAGTTCACGTGGCGAAGAACAGTCGTGCATGAGCGAAGGGCTGTCATGGGCATACGTAAACGTCGCGGGGCAAGCCTGCTTGAAAAACTGGGAATAACCCGAAGGCTTACACGTTTGAGGACTATTGTAATTGTTCCTGCAACAAAGCTCGTCCGTACCAAAGGCTTCGCACCCACTCTTACAACCCACCACCGGACCCTGTCCCGGCTCCGGCCTCAGCTTCAACACCTCCGGACACGTCTCCAGCAGATTGACCCTGCACCCGACCACGGGACAAACGCCTTTGCCCTCGTGCGGTGTCAACGTCATGGGAACGTTGAAACCGTCCACGAGGCTGACCTCGTAGGAAGACAGGTCCTTTTCGCCTCCGTGGTGGAAGCTGAACTGCGCCAGCGTCACTGGGGAGGCGCCGCCAAGCCCGTTGCACTCTAAACGGTGGCCGCAGTCTCCCGTGGCACAAGAGAAACGGCCGTTGTCGTAGGTACAGCCTGTTCGAGCCCAGATGCGGCCGGACCAGTGGGCCGTGGGTGCGGGGAAGGAGCGGTGGGTCAGTGTTGGAAGGGCAAAGCCGCCGCGTTCGAGGACCGGATAGCCGGCGTTGGGTTGGATAGCTGGGTAAATGGTGAAAGGACAGTTGTTAACGATTGTTAAAGTAAGAGCAGGTGGCTGAGCATTAGCAAAGCTGCATAAAAGGAAAAGAGTAGCACAAAAGAACAAAGGAGAAGAAGCCATTGTTTGAGCTCATGAACAAGACATGGAATTTTGAGGTTCTTATATACAAGTAAAAATTCAAAAGgcctaaaatattttatattaaaaaaattaattgaattattaatttatagaaaagataaaaaaaatacaaaattttcattaaattagAAGAAGTATAAACTTCAGAAGTTTTCTTTTAAtaagttattttttattatatttaattttgtttaagGAAATATGAAATgctttaaagaaatttaaataatatttccCCACCACAGCTTTAAAGCCCACTTATATGACCCAAGTTTAACGTGAAGAAGAAGTGAGTGTATAAATTTGTTGTTAGTGGCATTGGGcgttttaacttatttaataaagaTCGCATTGCATGCAGGTGGCGGCTGAGGATTGAGACCTGCAAAAAAATGGGCAGACTCCAGAGAATAAAGCtgatttcagacttttatgatgcTTAAGGGCTAAGTTAGGCTAAACATTGCTTTTTCAtcctctttttcccttttttttccgACTACTTAAGAATCTTTAACTTCAATCTAATCAGATCTTATCAGCCGGATTTTAACTTTGGCTTTATCCATATACTATATTAAGGTAAGATGAGTTGTtatcattaattaattaattggatATTAGCTAAAATACTATTGTGGTTTAAACTTACaaatagaaaattaaatattaaggcggatgtttttgtttttatttttaaaatcatttctATAACAATAGAAAATTATACCCACCTaatgaaatttaaacttaaaacacAATCTTTTTTAACacctttattttgttttttagctTCAATtccttttttatattatatttgttttcATTCACAGCAAGTGGCAATAATCTAATTTTCTTTTAAGATGTTTCTTTTAGGAATATAATTGCAAATATTACATTTGAatactttactttttctttttttttttttaaaaacacaaCATAAAATGGTTACATCAATTAGCACATACTAAGCTAAATTAGAGTCATTACAATCACTAGACAACAACTGTTATATTGAAATCGGTGGAGCTTCAAATAATTGGAGCAAGGAGttttaattgtatatatatttaaccaTGTAATCCGTCATactatttttttctcaaaatatgATGTACTCTTACTTCTCAATTCCTATGTAGCAACTAAATTCTACCAAACTACTTTATAATTATATCTAAAAAACATACAACATAATTGCATTTGTCAAAAGAAAACATATTAACATGATTCCATGTGTGTTAATAATATAATGGAAGATAAAACATAATTCTCCCAACATCAAACAAATAAAtgtgaaaaaggaaaaaataaaataaaataaaggagaAGATTACTTGTAGCTCATAATTGAttaattttatatgttatgtGCTTGCTATTTTGAGAGGTAAGTCGATTTTTCATAagacaattaaaataataattcaagagAAATCGATTTTAAAAGTTTATACTAAAGACCTAATTCCATTAAAACGTCTATAACTTCAATGTAAAATTTCaatgaaaaattatatatttttaatctaAACTCGATACCATATGaaaaaattttagatttaaaattaTGCAAATAAAATCCTTAAAATTACATAATcaattattttaaaatctttagaaTAATATGATTTTACAATTGCAAGAAATACTTGATGTAAAATTGGAGTTGACCATTAAACTTGATGAAGAACACGAGCACACGATAAATTGATTTCATCTTTTGACTTTTTCCTTTAATTATACAAACCTTAAGTAATGACAACTATAATTTTTATGTGTatttgtgtgtgtatgtgtggaACTCTATAGGTAGATAGAAGATCAATTTATAATGATCAATTTTCAATCTGGTATGTCCATCAAATAACCAAATGAACGAATAAGATTCAACTTATATTAAAAGTAAAACTCCTATCCCTTTTAAATTGGGCCACATAATTTTAAACTTAATTAGGTCTACAGTAACGGGCTAAAAAATTTTACAATTATAACTTGCAATAGTAAAACAAGAAGTCCTTGAACTTTtttcgaaaaagaaagaaagagtaattaagctatttttttatattcaattggATATTTGaactatcaaaatatataaaaaataaaaatatttgttaaagTTAACAAGTACCCTTTTTGAGGTTAACACAAAGCGGTGAAAATAATAAAAGTtcattaaaatcaataaaaattatgaaaaaatctaaagaaaaattattagaaattataaaattattaaaaataaattttttagaacatattagaaaattataaaaatatatagaaaattataaaaatataaacactTATAAAgatattaaaaattctaaaaatatagaatgaaatctaattttttataaaattatatagttttttaaataacaaaatagaacttataaaaagatataaaattattaaaaatataaaaactaataaaaaatgtataaaattaaaatttaaccaacGACGGCAGTTGCTCTATCATCAAGCTGGTCAGCTTATTCTACTTAAATCACAACCGCATTTTAGCTCCACCTTCAGTTGCTCTATCATCAAGCTGGTCAAGCTGTTGGGATGCCATGGCACCAATAAGAAGTTAAAAAAAGACATAAAATCGTGAATGTTAGAGAAGAAGTTGGAAACAAGCACTATGAGATCTAGGTTAAAGCTTATCAAGTTTGCCTCATCGTTGAATAATCCTATAAAAAATCATCACGGTGGAAGAGAATTATAGGCCGTTTAGACGTCGTCACTGTTTTTGACAATTGAAATgattaaatcataatttttatgtgttataaattttatttttaagtatttttaatgttgttagttttaaaaaattatatttttatatatatttttattttaaggatttttctgattttttataaaattttattttataacttttctactattttataatttctattttttatgatttttattgttgttattttataattttaatagttttCTATAAAATTTGGGGAACCTTTGTTATCTCTCTCAATTTTGATATCGAGAAATTTGCTTAGCTttttaaattcatatatttttatttgtataataataaatttagtctttaaagTTCACACATTTCCTTAATTTAgtcttaatttaataaatttaacccatAACGTTTacacaaaatatataaatattattattagaattgaaaataaatactatgcttatccatcaatttaaaaccAAGGAAATAGCTAAAAGTTCCAGAATTCTTGCATTTAATTTGAAGGGTCATTTGTTTGGTTCATATTTAatcaattatttatatacttCCTGTAGGAATACtctgttgttccaatagggtcggaagcgtgtaaattattgtactaaaaaatcacacaaagttcaattcccagggaagagaggtggatcacaaggatctcttaaataccaagtctttccttagtcagaatattccttctaacgtaatttaatagcacaattaaatactactattataccctcaaatattgaaagaaaaataggacaaaaagaacacaagagttttaacgaggttcggtaaattatacctacgtcctcgggtgctaacaccagatgataactttactatcttcaaaatattacaaacaaatagaattccttaagaattctcaaatgggagaagagagaaaactaagagagaaagattggttgggatggttgaaatgagaaatgattaggcctatttatagttgaggttcagggactaacttgcaaatggcctaaaaaattaggaaccaaaattgcaattatcccattcaactttaaacaacttgcctatcacttttttctttcggtgccagTTTGCACCTcccaattttgacttttcaacacccatttttttttcttttttaatttgacttttcaacatacTCCATGTTCGTAATTTATTCATATGTATTCTTCCTAATTTCCCTTATTTTGTTAATAAATAGATATAAATGGAAGCCTTTGAGGAGGCAAAGCTGAATTGAATTAGACAGAAGCATATAATTCTGCAACAACAAATGATTGAGATTCGATTCTATAATACAAAAATTATTATAGAATAATTTTAGTTCTGATTTTAAACAGATTTATTCCCCTATCTCATGACAAATGGAAAACATGCAATACGATTCACCACCTACGTTAGGAATAAAGAATAGACCCCAAAGCCAGACTATGTTAAGGGAAGGCTACAATAAATGGCAATGGCATCTTACATTTGTTGAACCCAACTGGAATCTCACTCATGATTATTTTTGCCCAAaggataaaattaatttttttgaaatacgTAATTAATAATAAAGCTTCTTAAAATGCTTTAGATtgaacatattttattttaaaatttatttaataaaaatatagttaAAGTGATAATAAATTTGTATTATAATATCATATTAAACCCATGTTTAATCTTTATTTCtgtaattttaatcattttaaacaaaaatatcatcgtaataatattaattataatttaaaataaagatatttttataattttataatcgaATTAATAATAAAgtgcttaaataatagtataaagaATGTTAAAATTACCTTTTGATTCTCCaagaatttataatataattctAATTCCCTTCAAATTTTTTCTCCATTTGCCCCTAATCCTAATCCATATATCAAGTTTTTAAGTCTTAAAATATTTTCAGTGCCATTGCGCGACTAACATAACATACACTACATCAACTCGAGATCTGAAAATTCACTGGCGCGTCCCCACACCCGCGCCGACAGCAAGATTTAAAGCACTCAACAAAAATTAATACCATCTAACTATTTATATCATGGATGCAATGATAGATGAGAAATGATAACTTAGAGGAAAGTCAAATCCACAATAACCATAAACACAGATTTTGTCAAACTTGTTCATAATGCCATATGATTCTCCAGCACCTTTAACAAACATTCTTAAATCTATTTTCAAGTTTGGTTATGATTACAAAAAAAAATGCATCAATAAAATGCTCCTTCATTCTTGTAAGATAATCAAAGCATGCAGCATATGTCACTAACTATACATAAGATGAGAGACCATGTTCTGATCTACCTTCTACTAGCATGGCTCCTGCTTATACATTATCAACTCCAGGGATCCGATATCAGTGTTCAAGCTATTGACTCAGGCAATCTTCATCCCCTATCCCTCCCTGCCCCTTCTTGGTTTTAGCAATCAATGAATCGCATACAACTACATGAAAAAGGCTTTACTTGTAGCTTCTAAATTCTAATgcatttgtgttttttttttctatagtGCCAACAGTTCACTTCAAGTTCAGCACACGTAGAAGCCTAATGCCAAGGTCACGTGTTAGAAATGCATTACCTACCTGGGTAACCTCTATGTAATCTCTTTTTATCGTAGCTAGTATAACAAAATCCATTCACTAAACAACTACTTGCTACTATATAATGATGAAGAAACAGGTTGAAATGAAGAAGATTCATAAATCCCCATCCAGCCCCAACCCAGTCAAAAATCTCCGGTCACCATCTAAACACTAAGGTGATACAAAACAGAGTGGAAGTCAGATGTCTCTATGTAGGTTTTTGTGCTTGTACAAAAGTGAATTTTACTTCGAAGGTTCATGTGAGAAAGCAAGTATTGATGTACTCGTATATGCTTCTATTATGTATTAAACGTTCTACACGAGTTTGTTCTGGTTCTCTCACCTAGTAAAGGGTAGTTTTGTTTGTGATGGTATGTTCGGTTTTCTTCAGTCAGAAGGTAATCCTATCTCGATACAATATTCTACAATATAGTGCTTCTAGTCATTGCAGCTACccaaaatgcatgtttgactatccAATGTTTGCAGAAATAAACACTCATCTTTCACACATGAAAGGAAATGCGGGCTTTCAAACCTTGACTGTGACTGTAAGTaaatatgtcaacaagtggcTCCTCAGGTGActgaaacaattttaaacaaaGAACTGCTGACAAATCTTCATGAGTGAGGAAATCAATTATTAGAAGAAAAATCATGCTACAGAGGTTCAGATCAGATAAAAGGAAGCGATGAAGGTGTAACTATTAGCACTACAAGACCAGATCCCTATCACAAAACCTTCTAGGAATGAGGCTTGACATGCTTAACAGCTAGCTCAACATGCCACAAGAGAAAAAATGTCAGGTTAGTAGTTACTCAGCTTAATCAAATTTTCTCAACCAAGCAATTACCATTTGAAAAATATGGGCCTTTCGGAGCAAGGATGTGGAGCATTTCACGATTTTGCAATATATCTTGAATGAGCCAGCATAAGAAATGCcactatattaaaaataataaaattcctTTAAATATACAAGACTCACCATAATCTAAAATAATTCAGTGTAAAATCTTCTTATACAGCATGCTTCCGCTTAGATCTCTTGCTTCGTCTTGGCTGAGAACTATTAGGAACTTGTTTGCTTGCACTTAAAGAATAAGCTTCTCCTCGAGACTCATCACCCTGTTGCAATCTTGAAATTAGTCATTGCTTTTGAAAATTAACAGTGTAAAATTAATAATTTGCACTAATTCACCAGCTGTAGTTGGCACAATTTCAAACGGTAACATACTAGGATCACCAGTCCTGTTTTAAAGTTAACTACAGTCATCTGCAGTAAAACTCAGTTATGCATATAAGAAGAGTCATGTCTGTTAGCTAATGTCCCCTCATGTTACCAATTAAGCCTTCCCCATGTTAATAGCATACCATGTTTGCACTCACGCACCACATGAACTGTTTGATTTCATTACATAGTTCAAACAATATTGGATCTTGCAGCAGTCGAACCCACCTACAGATTACCATAATATCAAAACTTTGTGCATGTAATCATGCTGCCATAACATGCAGAGGCAGATTAATTTCATCTCTGCCTAAAGATGACTAGCTTTCAATGTTATTATTTGCTTCTTTTTCACTGTCCTAAATGACTATTTTAGAAGATCCTTACATGACAGTTAAAAGTAGTACTATCGTCACAAATGACTTCATGGAATTCAACTTGCAAGGGAAACTAAATCCTTGCAAAGGGTACACCTGAGAATTGGTACACCTCAGAAACAACAAACTATACCACTTAATGTAAGCTGAGTTTTTAACAGCAAGTTTGGGTGTAACACTACTTAGACTAAGGGGGAAAAATACCTAGTGCTCAAGTAACCAATTTCATCTAGAAGGCTAGAACAAGCAACATGTTTATACTACATTCAACAGGGAAGACAAAGAAcagagattcatgcatattttgcaGCATAGTATGAAAACAAATGAAGATAAAAGTTATATGTGGAGATATTAGGGCGGGCGCTCAAAGTAAAGATCCAGAAGGAATCAAATGCTCTGAAGCTGGGTCAATTATTCTCACGTATGCAAGTTCAGTTACGTATTTTATGCTAATATATACAAATTCCAATCGGATATCTACATCCAACCTCAAAGAGCATTATTAACAGCAGAAAATAGCCAAAAATGAAGTTTGGAAGTTCTAGTCCCTCTGgcacatatacatcataaattAATGATAGCACAAGTCATGCTTCAGAATTATGACCACTTAAAAACCACTGCATGTAGTATATATTAGTAACACAACCAGAAACTAAACTAAAAACAAAGTGCAATTTGCTAAACCTATAGGTTTCAATAAAATTGCTAAAAGAGACCAACCAGTAAATCGGTAATCCTGACAGAACGGATAATGAAAAGTAACCAATCAAGTGTGTTCTTTTGGGCTGGATCATCTGTCTGTcaaaagaaaatttgaaagatTCAAACTACTTAACAAATTAATATGCAAAATAGGAATGAAATGGAAGTAATGAGACGAGTTCTTCTTACCTGGGGTGGCATCATCAACTCCGCTGAAACATATTGACCGTCAACAAGAAGCACAGGTAAAACAAGGTATGACGCAGTGTCATGCCAACCTAATGGCGGTGGCTATTCTGCACGACCATTGCTCCTCATATTTGATAACAAAACTAGATATATGAATCAAAGACAACATGGTCTCCATGCCTGGTTAACAGAAGCTAGATCTGAAATCTCTAATTTGCTGTTCTTAATTTAATTTCAGCTACATTTTTTCAATCCTTCTCATCAAAGGTGAAGATGCTACAAAGTATGAGGGTAATTATAAAGGTTAAACCAATACTATCAATCTTCAAAAAATAGCAGTCGGGGCTCTCACAACTGctaataaatatatcaatgccAAAGAGGCTAAAATAAGTAAAAACAGAAAGTCTCTTTAACAACTCCGTACAATCTTGAAAAAAGAAGGAAAGTTGTCACAGACAAGTAAAAGATACAAGAAAAAAGCCAGTAATCTTAAAACATTGGGATATACAAAAATAACAAAGAGATTTATTAACCTTATAAGTTTAGGGGGTAAGTTTATTACCACAAATGAATTAAGCCAAGAAATTCCAGACCCGCTCTGTCGAGCAGCAATTGTAGTTGGTCCACCCAAAGAAGGGATCCAAAAGAAACCTTCTGTCAACAGAACCTTTGAGTAAAAATTGCATCAATCAGTGATGAAAGTTATTTAACATGTGAAAGAGTTTCCCAACATCATGCAGAAATCAGAATGCAATGCAAAGCCAACCACTTTATTACTTCATTAGTCACAGTTGAAAGAGCTTGATACAGGCCTATCCAGACTGGAACAGTGGCAAAGTAGGGAAGCAACGTGCAGAGAAGAAGACTTGAGATACTGATGAGCATTGTCCCGTTAAGGTAACAACTATAAGACCTAACGTTTCAGTATAAAAGAAGAGAGGCAAAAGGCCTGAAGTGAAAGAATGGCACAAGAAACCTTTGCGTCATAAGTTCATTATTCAttctattttataaaataattctaGCGTTTAAGTTCAAGTAAATTGATTTGATCCTGAAAATGACCCAAATATTTTAAAACCCTATTTTACCCGACCAAATAGGTCCAACCCTCCGAATTGACAGGTCTACATAAAATCTATGGAACTTCTCGGAGACTTTAACCCAAGATGCTTGGATGTGCTTCCCAGAAGTTCTGCACAATTTATATTACATTTTTCTGTAATTATTTTAGCTTAACAGAAGAAGCATCATTCTCTAAGATTGGGGTGTTCTCTGTCTGCACAAAAGCCAAATAACTCAGTATAACGTATGCAGTGAGCATTTGGAATAAAGTCCAAATGGTGGAGAAGCAATCTTAACCCGGAAAACGGAAGAACCCAGCCGGAACATGGCTGGCAATGTATTGTAGTTGATACCAAACTCTTTAAGCAACAATTCGTTTTTCTCGCGTGCTTGAGTGCCCTGCAATTGCAGAACAGATGTGGCTGAGATACCAAGGACATGACATTATTCACCATACCCTACAATGATTTTATGTATGACAAACAGCATTGTCACTGTAGGATAACACAAACATAAATATATGAACAGTCTTGCAGCAAACAAAATTCAATAGAGACTGTCAATAAACTGAAGAATAATCTTTAGCAAAATATGACGGAATTTAAATAAGTGGAAAGCTACTATGCAAAATTGTCAAGCAAGTGAGCTAGAACTGAATGACATATTGTGACCACAAAGAGACCTTGAGGTAA from Gossypium arboreum isolate Shixiya-1 chromosome 1, ASM2569848v2, whole genome shotgun sequence harbors:
- the LOC108482009 gene encoding osmotin-like protein yields the protein MASSPLFFCATLFLLCSFANAQPPALTLTIVNNCPFTIYPAIQPNAGYPVLERGGFALPTLTHRSFPAPTAHWSGRIWARTGCTYDNGRFSCATGDCGHRLECNGLGGASPVTLAQFSFHHGGEKDLSSYEVSLVDGFNVPMTLTPHEGKGVCPVVGCRVNLLETCPEVLKLRPEPGQGPVVGCKSGCEAFGTDELCCRNNYNSPQTCKPSGYSQFFKQACPATFTYAHDSPSLMHDCSSPRELKVIFCH
- the LOC108482524 gene encoding CLAVATA3/ESR (CLE)-related protein 46-like isoform X1, producing MQHMSLTIHKMRDHVLIYLLLAWLLLIHYQLQGSDISVQAIDSVPTVHFKFSTRRSLMPRSRVRNALPTWKQVEMKKIHKSPSSPNPVKNLRSPSKH
- the LOC108482524 gene encoding CLAVATA3/ESR (CLE)-related protein 46-like isoform X2, with amino-acid sequence MQHMSLTIHKMRDHVLIYLLLAWLLLIHYQLQGSDISVQAIDSVPTVHFKFSTRRSLMPRSRVRNALPTWVEMKKIHKSPSSPNPVKNLRSPSKH